A part of Lacibacter sp. H407 genomic DNA contains:
- the radA gene encoding DNA repair protein RadA — translation MSKIKTSFFCQNCGYESAKWLGKCPSCNEWNTFAEELVTKEKNNPQKQSWKESAGNGEMKTISLSDVKSSEEKRIVTQDSELNRVLGGGIVPGSIVLIAGEPGIGKSTLFLQIGLHLKNVTTLYVSGEESEQQIKMRADRLQMSNEDFYLLTETSTQTIFQEIKKLKPQLVIIDSIQTLQTPYIESGPGSISQIRETAAELQRFAKETNTPVFLIGHITKDGTIAGPKILEHMVDTVLQFEGDRHYAYRILRTMKNRFGSTSELGIYEMSDTGMRPVLNPSEILITQKEDQLSGIAIAATMEGMRPLLLEVQALVTQSVYGTPQRTVTGFDLRRLQLLLAVLEKRGGFHFGMKDVFLNIAGGIKVEDPSIDLAVLCALLSSYEDVPLNPHICFAGEVGLSGEIRAVNRIDQRIAEAEKLGFEKIIISRYNLGHRKETDKKMMQKYNIEIITMGKVEELYQYLFQ, via the coding sequence ATGAGTAAAATCAAAACATCTTTTTTTTGTCAGAATTGCGGTTACGAATCTGCGAAGTGGTTAGGTAAATGTCCATCGTGTAATGAATGGAATACGTTTGCTGAAGAACTTGTAACGAAAGAAAAAAACAATCCTCAAAAACAAAGCTGGAAGGAATCTGCTGGTAACGGCGAAATGAAAACCATTTCGTTGAGCGATGTAAAAAGCAGCGAAGAAAAAAGAATCGTTACACAGGATAGTGAATTGAATCGTGTGTTGGGTGGTGGTATTGTGCCGGGAAGTATTGTATTGATTGCAGGTGAACCGGGTATTGGAAAGTCAACCTTGTTTTTACAAATCGGTTTGCATTTAAAAAATGTAACCACGTTGTATGTAAGTGGTGAAGAAAGTGAACAGCAAATTAAAATGCGGGCCGATCGTTTGCAGATGAGTAACGAAGATTTTTATCTACTCACCGAAACATCTACACAAACAATTTTCCAGGAAATAAAAAAACTAAAACCGCAACTCGTTATCATCGATTCGATCCAGACATTACAAACACCGTACATTGAAAGCGGACCGGGAAGCATTTCACAAATACGTGAAACAGCAGCAGAGTTGCAACGTTTTGCAAAAGAAACAAACACACCTGTTTTTCTGATTGGTCATATAACAAAAGACGGAACCATAGCAGGACCAAAAATCCTGGAACACATGGTGGACACGGTTTTGCAGTTCGAAGGCGATCGTCATTATGCATACAGAATTTTGCGAACCATGAAGAATCGTTTTGGTTCAACATCTGAATTAGGCATTTATGAAATGAGTGATACAGGTATGCGACCTGTACTAAATCCAAGTGAAATTCTGATCACACAAAAAGAAGATCAACTGAGTGGCATTGCCATTGCAGCTACCATGGAAGGTATGCGTCCGTTGTTACTCGAAGTACAGGCATTGGTAACACAAAGTGTATACGGAACACCACAACGAACTGTTACAGGTTTTGATCTGCGACGTTTGCAATTGTTATTAGCAGTGTTGGAAAAACGTGGTGGCTTCCATTTTGGAATGAAGGATGTATTTCTAAATATTGCTGGTGGAATAAAAGTTGAAGATCCATCCATTGACCTCGCTGTACTTTGTGCGTTGTTATCGAGTTATGAAGATGTACCGCTCAATCCACATATTTGTTTTGCAGGCGAAGTAGGCTTAAGTGGAGAGATCCGTGCAGTGAACAGAATTGACCAACGCATTGCCGAAGCTGAAAAATTAGGCTTTGAAAAAATCATCATCAGTCGTTACAATCTTGGTCACAGAAAAGAAACAGATAAGAAGATGATGCAGAAATACAATATTGAAATTATTACGATGGGGAAAGTAGAAGAACTGTATCAATATTTATTTCAATAA